In one Streptomyces sp. NBC_01288 genomic region, the following are encoded:
- a CDS encoding endonuclease/exonuclease/phosphatase family protein, translating to MRCATFNVLHGRQILPDGRPNPVAPGDPSAPLAEAVASLDADVVALQEIDCLQERSGGVDQAAVAADAMGARDWRYATALHCRSVPGRGWVSDPTEPGMRVYGPEGQRQPEVPSHGLALLSRLPVREWRALRLPAAPFGMPLRVAGQAFPVLARDQSRAALAAVLEGPHGPFTVVAVHLSFVPGWNIGQLRTVRRWIADLPQPRVLMGDFNLFGALPRLTLNATAPRGWRSSARRATFPSHRPLVQLDHILATGLGADAVGAAHAPRTAISDHRPLVVELAL from the coding sequence GTGAGATGCGCGACGTTCAACGTGCTGCACGGTCGGCAGATCCTGCCGGACGGCCGCCCGAACCCCGTTGCCCCCGGCGATCCCTCGGCGCCCCTCGCCGAAGCCGTCGCGTCCCTGGACGCCGACGTGGTGGCACTCCAGGAGATCGACTGTCTCCAGGAACGGTCGGGCGGTGTCGATCAGGCGGCGGTCGCCGCCGACGCGATGGGTGCACGCGACTGGAGATACGCGACGGCGCTGCACTGCCGTTCCGTGCCCGGCCGGGGCTGGGTCTCCGACCCGACCGAACCCGGGATGCGCGTCTACGGCCCCGAGGGGCAGCGGCAGCCCGAAGTCCCTTCGCACGGACTGGCGTTGCTCTCCCGGCTCCCGGTCCGCGAGTGGCGGGCCCTACGGCTCCCGGCGGCGCCCTTCGGGATGCCGTTGCGGGTGGCCGGGCAGGCGTTTCCGGTGCTGGCGCGGGATCAGTCCCGGGCCGCCCTGGCCGCCGTACTGGAAGGACCGCACGGCCCGTTCACCGTCGTGGCCGTCCATCTCTCGTTCGTGCCGGGGTGGAACATTGGGCAACTGCGCACCGTGCGCCGCTGGATCGCCGATCTGCCCCAACCCCGGGTGCTGATGGGCGACTTCAACCTCTTCGGCGCCCTTCCCCGGCTCACCCTGAACGCGACCGCGCCGCGTGGCTGGCGGAGTTCGGCGCGGCGGGCGACCTTTCCGTCGCACCGCCCGCTCGTGCAACTCGACCACATCCTGGCGACGGGGCTCGGCGCGGACGCCGTAGGGGCAGCGCACGCGCCAAGGACGGCGATCTCGGATCACCGGCCGTTGGTGGTGGAGTTGGCGCTCTGA
- a CDS encoding C40 family peptidase gives MPAERSTRTGGSGPTVDDRPSRDEVQRRINSLYDRAETATGNYNATRKMSGGPRKRVEPRPSASRTSDPAQDAVTRQLFDRARAQMGPTVPAKLPPGRTPARSAAPRPERSERRPEPEGGGRALEAQPSRAVAELTAGTGAPEPVTPQLAAPIAELTAGPIAALPPAAPQAPQSPQIAAPQAPRSPQMPYMQQMAQMPQPTVLDLPPVPSIEVAPMPSVEAQQFAVAAAPAPAFDPLTADLELLPYIAAPRTESAPAGATWPPAETNWPTPEATWSTGSMPMVPEQQMWSTGQMPIAPEQQAWSTGQMPVLPQQQAWSTGQMPIVAEQQTWATGQMPIVPEQQAWSTGQMPPVTEQRTSYPTPEPDWRPPQQEWQPAPPAAEVSFAAAPAIAPEFTLPTAPTMAPEIILPPAPTISPAPAAAVPAAPQDPTTLSKTSTALAFARAQIGRPCLWGAAGPDAYDCSSLTQAAWKAAGVLLPRTAQEQSGAGALVPLTDIRPGDLIFFYDSIDHVGLYTGNGLMIHAPSPGTPIREESIFYAGAAAIRGAVRPA, from the coding sequence ATGCCGGCAGAACGAAGTACGCGCACCGGAGGCAGTGGCCCCACCGTGGACGACCGACCCAGCCGTGACGAAGTCCAGCGGCGGATCAACTCCCTTTACGACAGGGCCGAGACGGCCACCGGAAACTACAACGCCACACGCAAGATGTCCGGCGGTCCGCGCAAGCGTGTCGAACCCCGCCCCAGCGCGTCGCGTACTTCCGACCCCGCCCAAGACGCCGTCACTCGGCAGTTGTTCGACCGCGCTCGCGCCCAGATGGGCCCGACCGTACCGGCGAAACTGCCGCCCGGCAGGACTCCCGCCCGCTCGGCGGCACCCAGGCCCGAGCGGTCCGAACGACGCCCCGAGCCCGAAGGCGGCGGCCGCGCGCTTGAGGCGCAGCCCAGCCGCGCCGTGGCCGAACTGACCGCGGGGACCGGCGCACCGGAGCCCGTCACCCCTCAACTCGCCGCGCCCATCGCAGAGTTGACGGCCGGACCGATCGCCGCGCTGCCGCCTGCCGCGCCGCAGGCACCCCAGTCGCCTCAGATCGCCGCGCCGCAGGCACCCCGGTCGCCTCAGATGCCGTACATGCAGCAGATGGCTCAGATGCCGCAGCCGACGGTCCTCGACCTGCCGCCCGTGCCCTCCATCGAGGTGGCGCCCATGCCCTCCGTGGAGGCACAGCAGTTCGCCGTCGCGGCCGCCCCGGCACCGGCCTTCGACCCGCTCACGGCGGACCTGGAGCTGCTCCCTTACATCGCGGCTCCGCGCACCGAATCCGCCCCGGCTGGTGCTACCTGGCCGCCCGCGGAGACCAACTGGCCCACCCCGGAGGCGACTTGGTCGACCGGGTCGATGCCCATGGTCCCCGAACAGCAGATGTGGTCGACGGGCCAGATGCCCATCGCGCCCGAGCAACAGGCCTGGTCCACGGGGCAGATGCCCGTCCTGCCCCAGCAACAGGCTTGGTCGACGGGCCAGATGCCGATCGTGGCCGAGCAACAGACCTGGGCCACCGGTCAGATGCCGATCGTCCCCGAGCAACAGGCCTGGTCCACCGGCCAGATGCCTCCGGTGACCGAGCAGCGGACCTCGTACCCCACGCCGGAACCGGACTGGCGCCCGCCGCAGCAGGAGTGGCAGCCGGCACCGCCCGCCGCCGAGGTCTCCTTCGCCGCGGCCCCGGCCATCGCTCCCGAGTTCACCCTGCCCACGGCTCCGACGATGGCCCCGGAGATCATTCTTCCCCCGGCCCCGACCATCAGCCCGGCGCCCGCCGCGGCCGTACCCGCCGCGCCGCAGGACCCCACCACGCTCAGCAAGACCAGCACCGCGCTCGCCTTCGCCCGCGCCCAGATCGGCAGGCCCTGCCTGTGGGGCGCGGCGGGACCGGACGCGTACGACTGCTCCAGCCTCACCCAGGCCGCCTGGAAGGCCGCGGGCGTCCTCCTCCCTCGTACCGCCCAGGAACAGTCGGGTGCCGGCGCCCTCGTCCCGCTCACGGACATCCGCCCCGGCGACCTGATCTTCTTCTACGACAGCATCGATCACGTCGGCCTCTACACCGGCAACGGCCTGATGATCCACGCGCCGAGTCCGGGTACGCCGATACGCGAGGAGTCGATCTTCTACGCCGGTGCCGCCGCCATCCGGGGCGCCGTACGGCCCGCCTGA
- the gndA gene encoding NADP-dependent phosphogluconate dehydrogenase, protein MNASAPHDPAADGTAQIGVTGLGVMGRNLARNFARNGYTVAVHNRSPHRTHELMKEYGDEGAFVPAETAQEFVAALEKPRRLMIMVQAGPATDAVIDEFAALMEPGDMIIDGGNAHFADTRRREAALRDRGLHFVGAGVSGGEEGALNGPSIMPGGSAESYAVLGPMFQSVSAKVDGEPCSTHIGTDGAGHFVKMVHNGIEYADMQLIAEAYDLLRQVGGYTPAEIADVFRRWNEGRLGSYLIEITAEVLGHTDAETGKAFVDIVTDAAGQKGTGRWTVQTALELGSPVTAIAQATFARASSSQGDLRAAYRGLPGGTTPPLSRTEADRFTAQVEQALYASKVIAYDQGWKMIQDAATEFEWSIDLAAVAGIWRGGCIIRASFLDRIRAAYTADPALVSLLGEERFAQEIGDAQVPWREVVASAARRGIPVPAFSAALSHYDTLRADRLPAALLQGQRDFFGAHTYGRTDRTGAFHTHWSRPGRPETTA, encoded by the coding sequence ATGAACGCATCCGCACCGCACGACCCCGCCGCCGACGGAACCGCCCAGATCGGCGTCACCGGCCTCGGCGTGATGGGCCGCAACCTCGCACGCAACTTCGCCCGCAACGGCTACACGGTCGCCGTCCACAACCGATCGCCGCACCGCACCCATGAGTTGATGAAGGAGTACGGCGACGAGGGCGCCTTCGTCCCGGCCGAGACGGCCCAGGAGTTCGTGGCCGCGCTCGAAAAGCCCCGCCGCCTGATGATCATGGTGCAGGCCGGTCCGGCCACTGACGCCGTGATCGACGAGTTCGCCGCGCTCATGGAGCCCGGCGACATGATCATCGATGGCGGCAACGCCCACTTCGCCGACACCCGCCGCCGCGAGGCCGCCCTGCGCGACAGGGGCCTGCACTTCGTCGGCGCCGGGGTCTCCGGCGGCGAGGAGGGCGCGCTGAACGGGCCGTCGATCATGCCCGGCGGTTCGGCGGAGTCGTACGCCGTGCTGGGTCCGATGTTCCAGTCCGTCAGCGCGAAGGTCGACGGTGAGCCCTGCTCCACGCACATCGGGACCGACGGCGCCGGGCACTTCGTCAAGATGGTGCACAACGGCATCGAGTACGCCGACATGCAGCTCATCGCCGAGGCGTACGACCTGTTGCGCCAGGTCGGGGGCTACACCCCGGCCGAGATCGCGGACGTCTTCCGCCGCTGGAACGAGGGGCGGCTCGGCTCCTATCTGATCGAGATCACCGCCGAGGTCCTCGGTCACACCGACGCGGAGACCGGCAAGGCGTTCGTCGACATCGTCACCGACGCGGCCGGGCAGAAGGGCACCGGCCGCTGGACCGTGCAGACCGCGCTGGAGCTGGGTTCGCCGGTCACCGCGATCGCGCAGGCCACCTTCGCGCGCGCCTCGTCCAGCCAGGGCGACCTGCGCGCCGCCTACCGCGGGCTGCCCGGCGGCACCACTCCCCCGCTGAGCCGCACCGAGGCCGACCGCTTCACCGCCCAGGTCGAGCAGGCGCTGTACGCCTCGAAGGTCATCGCCTACGACCAGGGCTGGAAGATGATCCAGGACGCGGCGACCGAGTTCGAGTGGTCGATCGACCTCGCCGCGGTCGCCGGGATCTGGCGCGGTGGCTGCATCATCCGCGCCTCCTTCCTCGACCGCATCCGTGCCGCGTACACGGCCGACCCGGCGCTGGTCAGCCTGCTGGGCGAGGAGCGTTTCGCGCAGGAGATCGGCGACGCGCAGGTCCCCTGGCGCGAGGTGGTCGCCTCGGCGGCCCGCCGCGGAATACCGGTCCCGGCGTTCTCCGCCGCGCTGTCGCACTACGACACGCTGCGCGCCGACCGGCTGCCGGCGGCCCTTCTCCAGGGCCAGCGCGACTTCTTCGGCGCCCACACCTACGGCCGTACGGACCGTACCGGCGCCTTCCACACGCACTGGTCCCGGCCCGGCCGCCCGGAGACGACGGCCTGA
- a CDS encoding DEAD/DEAH box helicase: MNRARTNDRFSRKRNGNPESAKSGGGYRSAAPSGNRSSAPRRSKGGGGGRPVALQGEFALPKTVTPGLPAVDAFAELDMPAKLLAALGHEGVTVPFPIQATTLPNSLAGRDVLGRGRTGSGKTLAFGLAMLARTAGRRAEPRAPLALVLVPTRELAQQVTDALTPYARAVSVRMTTVVGGMSIGRQAGALRGGAEVVVATPGRLKDLIERGDCRLDSVTITVLDEADQMADMGFMPQVTALLDQVQTGGQRMLFSATLDRNVDLLVRRYLTDPVVHSVDPSAGAVTTMEHHVLHVHGTDKQRATTEIAAREGRVIMFLDTKHAVDRLVKHLLNNGVRAAGLHGGKSQPQRTRTLAQFKDGHVTALVATNVAARGIHVDNLDLVVNVDPPTDPKDYLHRGGRTARAGESGSVVTLVTPDQRRDFTRLMTMAGVTAEVTAVRSGEEELTRITGAQAPSGVPVVIQAPVVERERTRRSPSSSSSRGRRGRPAGAGEGRSAGGAARRGGSSGSAGGSSSRGQRRSSFGSAA; the protein is encoded by the coding sequence TTGAACCGCGCACGTACGAATGACCGCTTCTCGCGAAAGCGTAATGGAAATCCGGAATCCGCAAAGAGCGGCGGCGGCTACCGCTCGGCAGCTCCGTCCGGCAACCGCTCCAGCGCGCCGCGCCGCTCCAAGGGCGGCGGCGGTGGCCGTCCGGTCGCCCTGCAGGGCGAGTTCGCCCTGCCGAAGACGGTGACCCCCGGCCTTCCCGCCGTGGACGCGTTCGCCGAACTCGACATGCCGGCAAAGCTGTTGGCCGCGCTCGGCCACGAAGGCGTCACCGTCCCGTTCCCGATCCAGGCGACGACGCTCCCCAACTCCCTCGCCGGCCGTGACGTGCTCGGCCGCGGCCGCACCGGCTCCGGCAAGACCCTCGCCTTCGGCCTCGCGATGCTGGCCCGTACGGCGGGCCGCCGAGCCGAGCCGCGTGCGCCGCTCGCCCTCGTGCTCGTTCCCACCCGCGAGCTGGCCCAGCAGGTCACCGACGCGCTCACCCCGTACGCCCGCGCCGTCAGCGTGCGGATGACCACCGTCGTCGGCGGTATGTCGATCGGCCGTCAGGCCGGGGCGCTGCGTGGCGGTGCGGAGGTCGTGGTCGCGACTCCGGGACGCCTCAAGGACCTCATCGAGCGCGGCGACTGCCGCCTGGACAGCGTGACCATCACCGTCCTCGACGAGGCCGACCAGATGGCCGACATGGGCTTCATGCCGCAGGTCACCGCACTGCTCGACCAGGTGCAGACGGGCGGCCAGCGGATGCTGTTCTCGGCCACCCTGGACCGCAACGTGGACCTCCTGGTCCGCCGCTACCTGACCGACCCCGTCGTCCACTCCGTCGACCCCTCCGCGGGCGCGGTCACGACGATGGAGCACCACGTCCTGCACGTGCACGGCACGGACAAGCAGCGCGCGACCACCGAGATCGCGGCGCGCGAGGGCCGGGTCATCATGTTCCTGGACACCAAGCACGCGGTGGACCGGCTGGTGAAGCACCTGCTGAACAACGGCGTCCGCGCGGCCGGTCTGCACGGCGGCAAGTCCCAGCCGCAGCGCACCCGCACCCTCGCCCAGTTCAAGGACGGGCATGTGACGGCGCTGGTGGCGACCAACGTCGCGGCGCGCGGCATCCACGTCGACAACCTCGACCTGGTCGTCAACGTCGACCCGCCCACCGACCCCAAGGACTACCTGCACCGCGGCGGCCGTACGGCCCGTGCGGGCGAGTCCGGCAGTGTCGTCACGCTGGTCACCCCCGACCAGCGCCGTGACTTCACCCGGCTGATGACCATGGCCGGCGTCACCGCGGAGGTCACCGCGGTGCGCTCCGGCGAGGAGGAGCTGACCCGGATCACGGGCGCCCAGGCCCCGTCCGGCGTGCCGGTCGTCATCCAGGCCCCGGTCGTGGAGCGCGAGCGCACCCGCCGTAGCCCGTCCTCCTCGTCGTCCCGGGGCCGTCGTGGCCGTCCGGCCGGGGCCGGCGAGGGCCGGTCCGCCGGTGGTGCGGCTCGGCGTGGCGGCAGCAGCGGCAGTGCCGGCGGCAGCAGCAGCCGGGGGCAGCGACGCTCGTCCTTCGGCTCTGCGGCCTGA
- a CDS encoding glyceraldehyde-3-phosphate dehydrogenase codes for MPVNEDSFTNWKTREEIAESMIPMIGKLHRERDVTVLLHSRSLVNKSVVSILKTHRFARQIAGEELSVVETLPYLRTLTALDLGPSQIDIGMLAATHRSDERGLSVEEFTAEAVAGATGADKIERREGRDVVLYGFGRIGRLVARLLIEKAGSGNGLRLRAIVVRQGGDQDIVKRASLLRRDSIHGQFQGTITVDEASSTIIANGNEIKVIYAGDPSEVDYTAYGIKDAILIDNTGKWRDREGLSQHLRPGIDNVVLTAPGKGDVPNIVHGVNHDTIKPDEQILSCASCTTNAIVPPLKAMADEYGVLRGHVETVHSFTNDQNLLDNYHKADRRGRSAPLNMVITETGAASAVAKALPDLKAPITGSSIRVPVPDVSIAILSLRLGRETTRAEVLDYLRDVSLTSPLKRQIDFTTAPDAVSSDFMGSRHASIIDAGATKVDGDNAILYLWYDNEFGYSCQVVRVVQHVSGVEYPTYPSPAV; via the coding sequence GTGCCTGTCAACGAGGACTCGTTCACCAACTGGAAGACCCGCGAGGAGATCGCGGAGTCGATGATCCCGATGATCGGGAAGCTGCACCGCGAGCGGGACGTCACGGTCCTGCTGCACAGCCGCTCCCTGGTCAACAAGTCGGTGGTCAGCATCCTCAAGACCCACCGGTTCGCCCGCCAGATCGCCGGCGAGGAGCTCTCCGTCGTCGAGACCCTCCCCTACCTGCGGACGCTCACCGCGCTCGACCTGGGCCCCTCGCAGATCGACATCGGCATGCTCGCCGCGACCCACCGCAGCGACGAACGCGGGCTCTCCGTCGAGGAGTTCACCGCCGAGGCCGTCGCCGGTGCCACCGGCGCCGACAAGATCGAGCGCCGCGAGGGCCGCGACGTCGTCCTCTACGGCTTCGGCCGCATCGGCCGCCTGGTCGCCCGCCTGCTCATCGAGAAGGCCGGCTCGGGCAACGGTCTCCGGCTGCGCGCCATCGTCGTAAGGCAGGGTGGCGACCAGGACATCGTGAAGCGGGCCTCGCTGCTGCGCCGCGACTCGATCCACGGCCAGTTCCAGGGCACGATCACCGTCGACGAGGCGAGCAGCACGATCATCGCCAACGGCAACGAGATCAAGGTGATCTACGCGGGCGACCCGTCCGAGGTCGACTACACGGCGTACGGGATCAAGGACGCCATCCTCATCGACAACACGGGCAAGTGGCGTGACCGGGAAGGGCTTTCGCAGCATCTGCGGCCCGGCATCGACAACGTCGTGCTGACCGCACCCGGCAAGGGCGATGTCCCGAACATCGTGCACGGCGTCAACCACGACACGATCAAGCCGGACGAGCAGATCCTGTCCTGCGCGTCCTGCACCACCAACGCGATCGTGCCGCCGCTGAAGGCGATGGCCGACGAGTACGGTGTGCTGCGCGGCCATGTGGAGACCGTCCACTCGTTCACCAACGACCAGAACCTGCTGGACAATTACCACAAGGCCGACCGACGCGGCCGTTCGGCGCCGCTGAACATGGTGATCACCGAGACCGGTGCCGCCTCCGCCGTCGCCAAGGCGCTGCCGGACCTGAAGGCGCCGATCACCGGGAGCTCGATCCGGGTCCCGGTGCCGGACGTCTCGATCGCGATCCTCAGCCTGCGGCTCGGCCGCGAGACCACTCGTGCCGAGGTCCTGGACTACCTCCGCGATGTCTCGCTCACCTCGCCGCTCAAACGGCAGATCGACTTCACCACCGCCCCCGACGCGGTGTCGAGCGACTTCATGGGCTCGCGCCACGCCTCGATCATCGACGCGGGCGCCACCAAGGTCGACGGCGACAACGCGATCCTCTACCTCTGGTACGACAACGAGTTCGGCTACTCCTGCCAGGTCGTCCGGGTCGTCCAGCACGTCTCCGGAGTCGAGTATCCGACGTATCCCTCCCCGGCTGTCTGA
- a CDS encoding GtrA family protein yields MDDAPRTPAAPGPLASFARFVALGGGVGLLSSGAVALLAEQLPWALANALITVVSTLLCTELHARFTFGSGRPAGWRRHWQSAGSAAAAYGVTCAAMFVLHLVQSSPGMPTEQIVYLSASGLAGLARFLLLRLYVFATGSGQAAMNGSRQLQRLQGMLEAPATVGTLQRRQFALAPN; encoded by the coding sequence ATGGACGACGCGCCCCGGACCCCGGCCGCTCCCGGTCCGCTCGCCTCCTTCGCCCGGTTCGTGGCACTGGGCGGCGGTGTCGGGCTCCTCTCCAGCGGCGCCGTGGCCCTGTTGGCGGAGCAGCTGCCCTGGGCGCTGGCGAACGCGCTGATCACCGTCGTCTCCACCCTCCTGTGCACGGAACTCCATGCCCGTTTCACCTTCGGCTCGGGCCGGCCCGCCGGATGGCGTCGGCACTGGCAGTCGGCGGGCTCGGCCGCGGCGGCCTACGGGGTGACCTGCGCCGCGATGTTCGTCCTGCATCTGGTGCAGTCGTCGCCGGGGATGCCGACCGAGCAGATCGTCTACCTCAGCGCTTCAGGGCTTGCCGGCCTCGCCCGGTTCCTCCTGCTGCGCCTGTACGTCTTCGCCACCGGTAGTGGCCAGGCGGCCATGAACGGCTCGCGGCAACTCCAGCGCCTTCAGGGCATGTTGGAGGCTCCGGCTACCGTAGGCACGTTGCAGCGGCGGCAGTTCGCGCTCGCTCCAAACTGA
- a CDS encoding SCO5918 family protein, whose product MRCVIARYPFDLTKMGVLETMKGIKPELVTGESVTIGRRRYPVKQVGQVITRQDPRDFNSGEVIRAMTRLGFTCHGLPEAVPVHVLTPLENASALLGSGAAQDVSETV is encoded by the coding sequence ATGCGCTGTGTCATCGCCCGGTATCCCTTCGACCTCACCAAGATGGGTGTCCTGGAGACGATGAAGGGCATCAAGCCCGAACTGGTCACGGGTGAGTCCGTGACCATCGGGCGGCGCCGCTACCCCGTCAAGCAGGTGGGGCAGGTCATCACCCGGCAGGACCCCCGTGACTTCAACAGCGGCGAGGTCATCCGGGCCATGACCCGGCTCGGCTTCACCTGCCACGGATTGCCCGAGGCCGTGCCGGTGCACGTCCTCACTCCGCTGGAGAACGCGTCGGCCCTGCTGGGCAGCGGCGCGGCCCAGGACGTGTCGGAGACCGTGTAG
- a CDS encoding cold-shock protein: MASGTVKWFNAEKGFGFIEQDGGGADVFAHYSNIAAQGFRELQEGQKVTFDIAQGQKGPTAENIVPA; the protein is encoded by the coding sequence ATGGCCAGTGGCACCGTGAAGTGGTTCAACGCGGAAAAGGGTTTCGGCTTCATCGAGCAGGACGGTGGCGGCGCTGACGTCTTCGCCCACTACTCGAACATCGCCGCCCAGGGCTTCCGCGAGCTGCAGGAGGGTCAGAAGGTGACCTTCGACATCGCGCAGGGCCAGAAGGGCCCGACGGCCGAGAACATCGTTCCTGCGTAA
- a CDS encoding DUF1996 domain-containing protein: MAAVALMLGGGGLVAANVYASASEGGWGGDSSQQGSPDAASSGATIDCPDIGTQLTSVPDEAKTEVDAQLALLDQQITEAYQKLKDSTESIRQDASFADNAIMNPLKEKRAATIGRIDDAIDRVGDRPEGLDALAGCTLIAPTNGDENGSGGDQSGSADPTGQDQQQGDGQGEQGNQQSTNGPVASDYADITSVQPNVNTPQDQGDASRGTFVTACGVNENGLFNSDNVIVAPGVTNGAHHFHDYIGNQSNNAFASDDDLAKADTSCENPGDKSTYYWPVLRLQNGKQERDADKPGGGTEGNSGQIVTAKAATLTFVGNPKSKVVAMPRLLRIITGDAKAFVNGPANANASWSCTGFEDRQLKDKYPLCPAGSDVVRTFKFQSCWDGRNIDSANHRTHVAFEAADGSCPTGFEAIPQLVQRIVYDVDAPSLQDGGKTTPLFAVDSFPEQQHKPVTDHGDFINVFDEGLMKDMVSCINDGKKCGAGTNDDPGGSGDGSGSGDGSGSGGGSGNGGGSGEPQESPSATDTATAAPTATASDEPAGNGGNEGNGGNGGNAGNGDNGGNGDEPTADPATSAPDTETNAPEPTDTQTTDPGDLTTAVSVPKADTKTEGSKSSETQGSSDNGSGGEVGSAVTTPPASSSGGESYAAVGPNQPQAQGGLAETGANLWPAVAGALLLVAGFVVLYRGKRSTR, translated from the coding sequence ATGGCAGCAGTCGCCCTGATGCTGGGCGGCGGAGGACTGGTGGCGGCGAACGTCTACGCGTCGGCGTCCGAAGGCGGTTGGGGCGGTGACTCGTCCCAGCAAGGGTCTCCCGACGCGGCATCGAGTGGCGCGACGATCGACTGCCCGGACATCGGCACCCAGTTGACGTCGGTCCCCGACGAGGCGAAGACCGAGGTCGACGCCCAACTCGCGCTTCTGGACCAGCAGATAACCGAGGCCTACCAGAAACTGAAGGACTCGACGGAGTCCATACGCCAGGACGCCTCCTTCGCCGACAACGCGATCATGAATCCGTTGAAGGAGAAGCGGGCCGCGACGATCGGGCGGATCGACGACGCCATCGACCGGGTCGGGGACCGCCCCGAGGGTCTCGACGCGCTCGCCGGCTGCACGCTGATCGCCCCCACGAACGGCGACGAGAACGGCAGCGGGGGTGACCAGAGCGGTAGCGCCGACCCGACCGGCCAGGACCAGCAGCAGGGTGACGGCCAGGGCGAGCAGGGGAACCAGCAGTCCACGAACGGGCCCGTCGCCTCGGACTACGCGGACATCACCTCCGTGCAGCCCAACGTGAACACCCCGCAGGACCAGGGCGACGCCTCCCGCGGCACGTTCGTCACCGCATGTGGCGTGAACGAGAACGGCCTGTTCAACTCGGACAACGTGATCGTCGCGCCCGGAGTCACCAACGGAGCCCACCACTTCCACGACTACATCGGCAACCAGTCGAACAACGCCTTCGCGAGCGACGACGACCTGGCGAAGGCCGACACGAGTTGTGAGAACCCGGGCGACAAGTCCACGTACTACTGGCCCGTGTTGCGGCTCCAGAACGGCAAGCAGGAGCGGGACGCGGACAAGCCCGGCGGCGGCACCGAGGGCAACTCCGGTCAGATCGTCACCGCGAAGGCGGCCACGCTGACGTTCGTGGGGAACCCGAAGAGCAAGGTCGTCGCGATGCCGCGCCTCCTGCGCATCATCACCGGCGACGCCAAGGCCTTCGTGAACGGCCCGGCCAACGCCAACGCCTCCTGGAGCTGCACCGGTTTCGAGGACCGGCAGCTCAAGGACAAGTACCCGCTGTGTCCCGCGGGCAGTGACGTGGTGCGCACCTTCAAGTTCCAGAGCTGCTGGGACGGTCGCAACATCGACAGCGCCAACCACCGCACCCACGTGGCCTTCGAGGCCGCCGACGGCTCCTGCCCGACGGGCTTCGAGGCCATCCCGCAGCTGGTGCAGCGGATCGTCTACGACGTGGACGCGCCGAGCCTCCAGGACGGCGGCAAGACGACCCCGCTGTTCGCGGTCGACTCCTTCCCCGAGCAGCAGCACAAGCCCGTCACCGACCACGGCGACTTCATCAACGTCTTCGACGAGGGCCTGATGAAGGACATGGTCAGCTGCATCAACGACGGCAAGAAGTGCGGCGCCGGCACGAACGACGACCCCGGAGGCTCGGGCGACGGCTCCGGCTCCGGTGACGGCTCCGGTTCGGGTGGCGGCTCCGGGAACGGTGGGGGTTCCGGCGAGCCGCAGGAGTCCCCGTCGGCCACCGACACCGCTACGGCGGCGCCCACGGCCACCGCGTCCGACGAGCCCGCCGGGAACGGCGGCAACGAGGGCAATGGCGGTAACGGCGGCAATGCCGGGAACGGTGACAACGGCGGCAACGGTGACGAGCCCACCGCGGACCCCGCGACTAGCGCCCCGGACACCGAGACCAACGCCCCCGAGCCCACCGACACCCAGACCACCGACCCCGGTGATCTGACGACGGCTGTCTCGGTCCCCAAGGCAGACACGAAGACCGAAGGGTCCAAGTCGAGCGAGACGCAGGGGAGTTCGGACAACGGCTCCGGCGGCGAGGTCGGCAGCGCCGTGACGACACCGCCCGCCTCGTCCTCCGGCGGGGAGAGCTACGCGGCCGTAGGCCCGAACCAGCCGCAGGCGCAGGGCGGGCTGGCGGAGACCGGCGCGAATCTGTGGCCCGCGGTGGCCGGAGCGCTGCTGCTCGTCGCCGGATTCGTCGTGCTGTACCGAGGCAAGCGCAGTACACGCTGA